From Saccharomyces paradoxus chromosome IX, complete sequence, one genomic window encodes:
- the CSS1 gene encoding Css1p (similar to YIL169C): protein MFNRLNKFQAALALALYSQSALGQYYSNSTSISSNSSSTAVVSSSSGSVSISSSIAQTSSSATDILSSITQSASSTSGVSSSVSQSASSASDVSSSVSQSASSASDVSSSVSQSASSTSGVSSSVSQSASSASSSSASVTQSSSSASGASSSFPQSTSSASTASSSVTSGSLSSITSSASSASATASNSLSSSDGTIYLPTTTISGDLTLTGKVIATEGVVVAAGAKLTLLDGDKYVFSADLKVHGDLVVKKSKSTYPGTEFDISGENFEVSGNFNAEESAATSASIYSFTPSSFDNSGDISLSLSKAKKGEVTFSPYSNSGAFSFSNAILNGGSVSGLQRRAEDEGSVNNGEINLDNGSTYVIVEPVSGKGTVNIISGNLYLHYPDTFTGQTVVFKGEGVLAVDPTETNTTPIPVVGYTGKNQIAITADITALSYDGTTGVLTATQGNSQFSFAIGTGFSGSDFSVSEGTFAGAYAYYLNYNGVVATSAAPSSTASSASASTASGVSASATGSTSFSASVIGSTASTLTSGSASVYTTTLDYVNATSTVVVSCSETTDSNGNIYTITTTVPCSSTTATITSCDETGCHVTTSTGAVVTETISSKSYTTATVTHCDDNGCNTKTVTSECSKETSATTASPKSYTTVTVTHCDDNGCNTKTVTSEAPEATTTTVSSQSYTTATVTHCDDNGCDVKTVTSEAPKETSVTTTETSASPKSYTTTTVTHCDDNGCDVKTVTSAAPEATTTTTVSTQSYITVTSGSPKVTSSTVATSKTSGVTTKSGASTTKTVTPQSSTGIIIQSEGVAAGLKTSALSTLVGIFVLAFFN, encoded by the coding sequence ATGTTCAATCGTTTAAACAAATTCCAAGCTGCTTTAGCTTTGGCCCTTTACTCTCAAAGTGCGTTGGGTCAATACTATAGCAATAGCACCTCAATTTCGAGCAACAGTTCGTCCACCGCTGTAGTATCGAGTTCCTCCGGTTCTGTTTCGATCAGTAGCTCTATCGCTCAGACATCCTCGTCCGCTACCGATATCTTAAGTTCTATCACACAATCAGCTTCATCCACTTCTGGTGTTTCTAGCTCTGTCAGTCAATCCGCTTCATCTGCTTCCGATGTCTCGAGCTCTGTCAGTCAATCCGCTTCATCTGCTTCCGATGTCTCGAGCTCTGTCAGTCAATCCGCTTCATCCACTTCTGGTGTTTCTAGCTCTGTCAGCCAATCTGCCTCATCTGCTTCCAGTTCATCAGCCTCTGTCACACAATCTTCCTCATCCGCTTCTGGTGCCTCAAGTTCATTCCCTCAATCAACCTCATCAGCTTCTACTGCCTCGAGTTCTGTCACTTCCGGTTCCTTGAGTTCTATTACTTCTTCAGCTTCTAGCGCAAGTGCAACTGCATCAAATTCACTTTCTTCCAGTGATGGTACTATCTACTTGCCAACTACTACAATAAGTGGTGACCTTACCCTTACAGGTAAAGTAATTGCAACAGAAGGTGTCGTAGTCGCAGCCGGTGCCAAATTGACTCTGCTTGACGGTGACAAATATGTCTTCTCTGCCGACCTAAAAGTCCACGGTGATTTGGTTGTAAAGAAGTCCAAGTCAACTTACCCAGGTACCGAATTTGATATTTCTGGTGAAAACTTTGAAGTTTCTGGTAACTTCAACGCTGAAGAATCCGCTGCCACTTCCGCTTCCATATACTCCTTCACTCCAAGCTCTTTTGACAACAGTGGTGACATATCTTTGAGTCTATCAAAAGCTAAGAAGGGTGAAGTCACCTTCTCTCCATACTCCAATTCTGGTGCCTTCTCTTTCTCAAATGCTATTCTCAACGGCGGTTCCGTCTCTGGTTTGCAGCGTAGAGCTGAAGATGAAGGATCTGTAAATAACGGTGAAATCAATCTAGACAATGGCAGTACCTATGTTATTGTTGAACCAGTTTCCGGAAAAGGTACAGTTAACATCATCTCTGGTAACCTTTACTTACACTACCCAGACACCTTTACTGGTCAAACTGTTGTTTTCAAGGGTGAAGGTGTTCTTGCCGTCGACCCAACCGAAACCAACACTACTCCTATTCCTGTGGTTGGTTACACCGGTAAAAACCAAATTGCTATTACAGCCGACATCACTGCTCTTTCTTACGACGGTACTACTGGTGTTCTAACTGCAACCCAGGGCAACTCGCAATTCTCTTTCGCTATCGGTACTGGATTCTCTGGTTCTGACTTCAGTGTCTCCGAAGGAACTTTTGCAGGTGCCTACGCTTACTATCTAAACTACAATGGTGTGGTCGCTACTAGTGCTGCTCCTTCATCTACTGCATCTAGCGCTTCCGCTTCTACCGCCTCTGGTGTTTCCGCTTCTGCTACCGGTTCCACTTCATTTAGTGCGTCCGTCATAGGTTCAACAGCTTCCACCTTGACTTCAGGTTCAGCATCTGTTTACACTACAACCCTTGATTACGTAAATGCCACAAGCACAGTCGTAGTGTCCTGTTCAGAAACAACCGACTCTAATGGTAACATCTACACTATTACTACAACCGTTCCATGTTCATCTACCACCGCCACTATCACTTCTTGCGACGAAACTGGATGTCACGTTACTACATCAACCGGAGCCGTTGTAACTGAAAccatttcttccaaatcatACACCACTGCCACTGTCACCCACTGTGACGATAACGGCTGTAACACCAAGACTGTCACTTCTGAATGTTCCAAAGAAACTTCAGCAACCACTGCTTCTCCAAAATCATACACCACTGTCACTGTCACTCACTGTGACGACAATGGCTGTAACACCAAGACTGTCACCTCTGAAGCTCCTGAAgccaccaccaccaccgTTTCTTCTCAATCATACACCACCGCTACTGTCACCCACTGTGATGACAATGGCTGTGATGTCAAGACTGTCACTTCTGAAGCTCCTAAAGAAACTTCAGTCACTACCACAGAAACTAGCGCTTCTCCAAAGTCATACACTACCACCACAGTTACCCATTGCGATGACAACGGTTGTGATGTTAAGACTGTCACCTCTGCAGCTCCAGAAGCTACCACAACAACCACCGTTTCTACACAATCATACATCACTGTCACTTCTGGATCCCCTAAAGTAACCTCATCAACTGTCGCTACTTCTAAGACATCTGGTGTTACTACCAAGTCAGGCGCTTCTACCACCAAAACCGTTACTCCTCAATCCTCCACTGGTATCATCATCCAATCTGAAGGTGTCGCTGCAGGTTTGAAAACCAGCGCTTTGAGTACTTTGGTAGGTATTTTCGTTCTTGCTTTCTTTAACTGA
- the NIT1 gene encoding Nit1p (Nitrilase~similar to YIL164C), whose translation MAKHIVAALQVGSCPGSTQNTLRKILSYEKEIRESGAKLVVIPEATLGGYPKGSNFGVYLGYRLQEGREEYARYLAEAIEIGAGEKYPEISQLCALSKATDASLCVGCIERDGTTLYCTMVYIDPRGGYVGKHRKLMPTAGERLIWGQGDGSTLPVVDTAAGKIGGAICWENMMPLLRYAMYKKGVEIWCAPTVDARPIWRTVMKNIAYEGRLFLISAVQFMPDATTMGFGEIVDQATGKRKLPGWPSADDNCINGGSVIIDPYGEIIAGPLLGKEGLLTAEINTDLIAEARFDLDPVGHYARGDVFQLTVNERSHDVKFTK comes from the coding sequence ATGGCAAAACACATCGTTGCCGCTCTTCAAGTCGGCTCTTGTCCGGGCTCTACTCAGAACACcttaagaaaaattttatcataTGAGAAGGAGATCAGAGAATCTGGTGCTAAGTTGGTTGTCATCCCAGAAGCCACTCTTGGTGGTTATCCAAAGGGGTCGAACTTCGGAGTTTATCTAGGCTACCGTCTCCAAGAAGGAAGAGAAGAGTATGCAAGGTATCTTGCCGAAGCGATTGAGATCGGGGCCGGAGAGAAATATCCAGAGATTAGTCAGTTATGCGCACTTTCGAAGGCCACCGACGCATCCTTATGCGTTGGGTGTATTGAGCGCGATGGGACGACACTGTATTGTACCATGGTCTATATAGATCCTCGGGGTGGTTACGTTGGGAAGCATCGAAAATTGATGCCAACAGCTGGCGAAAGATTGATCTGGGGCCAAGGTGATGGTTCGACTTTGCCTGTTGTGGACACCGCTGCCGGTAAGATTGGTGGCGCTATCTGCTGGGAGAATATGATGCCCCTACTACGATACGCTATGTATAAAAAAGGTGTTGAAATATGGTGTGCACCGACGGTGGATGCTAGGCCTATTTGGAGAACcgtgatgaagaatattgCGTACGAAGGTCGTCTATTCTTGATTAGTGCAGTGCAGTTCATGCCGGATGCGACAACGATGGGCTTTGGGGAAATCGTCGACCAAGCCACGGGTAAGAGAAAATTACCTGGATGGCCATCAGCTGACGATAATTGTATTAATGGAGGTAGTGTTATTATCGATCCTTACGGGGAGATTATTGCAGGGCCATTGTTGGGTAAGGAAGGCCTTTTAACCGCCGAAATTAACACGGACTTGATTGCTGAAGCTCGTTTTGATCTGGATCCTGTTGGCCATTATGCTAGGGGAGATGTCTTCCAGTTGACTGTCAATGAAAGGTCACACGATGTCAagtttacaaaataa
- a CDS encoding serine/threonine dehydratase family protein, translated as MSHYEKTPLIRQVFNNGQTNSWFYVKHDMLQPSGSFKSRGIGHLIRKSNEEALREGSGKLAVFSSSGGNAGLAAATACRSMALNCNVVVPKTTKTRMVKKIQSAGARVIIHGNHWGEADEYLRQELMAQESQYGSKTLYVHPFDDETIWEGHSTIVDEIIQQLQENDISLLKVKALVCSVGGGGLFSGIIKGLERNHLAGKFPVVAVETAGCDVLNKSLKNGSPVILEKLTSVATSLGSPYIAPFAFESFNNYGCKSVVLSDQDVLDTCLRYADDYNFIVEPACGASLHLCYHPEILEDTLGQNLYDDDIVIIIACGGSCMTYEDLVKASRTLNVL; from the coding sequence ATGTCTCACTACGAAAAGACACCTTTGATCCGCCAAGTTTTCAACAATGGCCAGACAAATTCGTGGTTCTATGTCAAACATGACATGTTACAACCAAGTGGAAGTTTCAAATCGAGAGGAATCGGGCACTTAATAAGGAAGAGTAATGAAGAAGCGCTAAGAGAGGGTTCTGGGAAGCTTGCTGTGTTCTCTAGCTCTGGGGGTAATGCTGGTTTGGCAGCAGCCACTGCTTGCAGATCAATGGCACTTAATTGCAATGTAGTAGTCCCCAAAACTACAAAAACTAGaatggtaaaaaaaatccaaagtGCTGGAGCTAGGGTCATTATCCATGGTAATCACTGGGGAGAAGCAGATGAATACTTGAGGCAGGAACTAATGGCCCAAGAAAGCCAGTATGGTTCGAAGACCCTTTACGTGCATCCATTTGATGATGAGACAATTTGGGAAGGTCATTCCACCATTGTGGACGAAATTATACAGCAATTGCAGGAAAATGATATTTCCTTGCTTAAGGTGAAAGCTTTAGTGTGTAGTGTCGGTGGCGGTGGACTGTTCAGTGGCATAATCAAAGGTCTAGAAAGGAATCATCTAGCCGGAAAATTTCcagttgttgctgttgaaACTGCTGGTTGTGATGTCTTGAATAAATCTCTCAAAAATGGCAGTCCTGTTattcttgaaaaactgACGAGTGTTGCAACATCTTTGGGTTCGCCATACATAGCGCCATTTGCTTTTGAGAGTTTTAACAATTATGGATGTAAGTCTGTAGTACTATCTGATCAAGATGTACTGGATACATGCCTGAGATATGCCGATGATTACAATTTTATAGTGGAACCGGCCTGTGGAGCATCCTTGCATTTGTGTTATCATCCAGAAATTCTTGAAGACACTTTGGGACAAAACCTTTACGACGATGATATTGTTATCATAATTGCATGCGGCGGATCATGTATGACGTATGAAGATTTGGTCAAAGCGTCAAGAACATTGAATGTATTATAG
- the SUC2 gene encoding beta-fructofuranosidase SUC2 (Invertase~similar to YIL162W) produces MLLQAFIFLLAGFAAKISALMTNETSDRPLVHFTPNKGWMNDPNGLWYDEKDAKWHLYFQYNPNDTVWGTPLYWGHATSDDLTHWQDEPIAIAPKRNDSGAFSGSMVVDYNNTSGFFNDTIDPRQRCVAIWTYNTPESEEQYISYSLDGGYTFTEYQKNPVLAANSTQFRDPKVFWYEPSQKWIMTAAKSQEYKIEIFSSDDLKSWKLESAFANEGFLGYQYECPGLIEVPTEQDASKSYWVMFISINPGAPAGGSFNQYFVGSFNGTHFEAFDNQSRVVDFGKDYYALQTFFNTDPTYGSALGIAWASNWEYSAFVPTNPWRSSMSLVRKFSLNTEYQANPETELINLKAEPILNVSNAGPWSRFATNTTLTKSNSYSVDLSNSTGSLEFELVYAVNSTKTVSKSVFADLSLWFKGLEDPEEYLRMGFEVSASSFFLDRGNSKVKFVKENPYFTNRMSLNNQPFKTEDDLSYYKVYGLLDQNILELYFNDGDVVSTNTYFMTTGNSLGSVNMTTGVDDLFYIDKFQVREVK; encoded by the coding sequence ATGCTTTTGCAagctttcattttccttttggcTGGTTTTGCAGCTAAAATATCTGCATTAATGACAAACGAAACGAGTGATAGGCCTTTAGTCCACTTCACCCCCAACAAGGGTTGGATGAATGATCCAAACGGATTGTGGTACGATGAAAAAGATGCTAAATGGCATCTTTACTTTCAGTACAATCCAAATGATACCGTCTGGGGTACGCCATTGTATTGGGGCCATGCTACTTCCGATGATTTGACCCACTGGCAAGACGAACCCATTGCTATTGCTCCAAAGCGTAATGATTCTGGTGCTTTCTCTGGTTCCATGGTTGTTGATTACAACAACACCAGTGGGTTCTTCAATGATACTATTGATCCAAGACAAAGATGCGTTGCGATTTGGACTTATAACACTCCTGAAAGTGAAGAGCAATACATTAGCTATTCCCTTGATGGTGGTTACACTTTTACCGAATATCAAAAGAACCCTGTTTTAGCTGCCAACTCCACTCAATTCAGAGATCCAAAGGTATTCTGGTATGAACCATCTCAAAAATGGATTATGACAGCCGCCAAATCCCAAGAATacaaaattgaaatattttcctCCGATGACTTGAAGTCCTGGAAGTTGGAATCTGCCTTTGCCAATGAAGGTTTCTTAGGCTACCAATATGAATGTCCAGGTTTGATCGAGGTCCCAACCGAGCAAGATGCTTCGAAATCCTACTGGGTCATGTTTATTTCTATCAACCCAGGTGCTCCAGCTGGCGGTTCCTTCAaccaatattttgttggCTCCTTCAATGGTACTCATTTTGAAGCGTTTGACAACCAATCAAGAGTCGTAGATTTTGGTAAGGACTATTATGCCTTGCAAACTTTCTTCAACACTGACCCAACTTACGGTTCAGCATTAGGTATTGCCTGGGCTTCCAATTGGGAATACAGTGCTTTTGTCCCAACTAACCCATGGAGATCATCCATGTCTTTGGTCCGcaagttttctttgaatacTGAATATCAAGCTAACCCAGAAACTGAATTGATCAACTTGAAAGCCGAACCAATCTTGAACGTTAGTAATGCTGGTCCATGGTCTCGTTTTGCTACTAACACAACCCTAACTAAGTCTAATTCTTACAGTGTTGATTTGAGTAACTCAACCGGCTCTTTGGAATTTGAATTGGTTTACGCGGTTAATTCCACAAAAACAGTATCCAAGTCTGTCTTTGCTGACCTGTCCCTTTGGTTTAAGGGTTTAGAAGATCCTGAAGAGTATTTAAGAATGGGTTTTGAAGTCAGtgcttcttccttctttttggaCCGTGGTAACTCTAAGGTTAAGTTTGTCAAGGAAAACCCATATTTCACAAACAGAATGTCTCTGAACAACCAGCCATTCAAGACTGAGGATGATCTAAGTTACTACAAGGTGTACGGTTTATTGGATCAAAACATCTTGGAATTGTACTTCAATGATGGTGACGTGGTTTCTACGAATACCTACTTTATGACTACCGGTAACTCTCTAGGATCCGTAAACATGACCACTGGTGTCGATGACTTGTTCTACATTGACAAGTTCCAAGTGAGGGAAGTCAAATAG
- the IMA3 gene encoding oligo-1,6-glucosidase IMA3 (Alpha-glucosidase~similar to YIL172C) yields the protein MTISSAHPETEPKWWKEATIYQIYPASFKDSNNDGWGDMKGIASKLEYIKELGADAIWISPFYDSPQDDMGYDIANYEKVWPTYGTNDDCFALIEKAHKLGMKFITDLVINHCSSEHEWFKESRSSKTNPKRDWFFWRPPKGYDENGKPIPPNNWRSYFGGSAWTFDEKTQEFYLRLFCSTQPDLNWENEDCRKAIYESAVGYWLDHGVDGFRIDVGSLYSKVAGLPDAPVIDDNTKWQPSDPFTMNGPRIHEFHQEMNKFIRDRVKDGREIMTVGEMQHASDETKKLYTSASRHELSELFNFSHTDVGTSPKFRQNLIPFELKDWKVALAELFRYVNGTDCWSTIYLENHDQPRSITRFGDDSPKNRVISGKLLSVLLVSLTGTLYVYQGQELGAINFKNWPIERYEDVEVRNNYNAIKEEHGENSKEMKKFLEALALISRDHARTPMQWSREEPNAGFSGPSAKPWFYLNESFREGINAEDEVKDPNSVLNFWKEALKFRKAHKDITVYGYDFEFIDLDNKKLFSFTKKYDNKTLFAALNFSSDAIDFTIPNDDSSFKLEFGNYPKKEVDASSRTLKPWEGRIYISE from the coding sequence atGACTATTTCTTCTGCACATCCAGAAACAGAACCCAAGTGGTGGAAAGAGGCCACAATCTATCAGATTTATCCCGCAAGTTTCAAAGACTCTAACAACGATGGCTGGGGTGATATGAAAGGTATTGCCTCCAAGTTAGAGTATATCAAAGAGCTTGGCGCCGATGCCATTTGGATCTCGCCTTTCTACGACTCTCCACAAGATGACATGGGTTACGACATTGCCAACTACGAAAAGGTGTGGCCAACCTATGGTACGAATGATGACTGCTTTGCCTTGATTGAAAAGGCACACAAGCTTGGTATGAAGTTCATCACCGACTTGGTCATCAACCATTGCTCCAGCGAACATGAATGGTTTAAGGAGAGCAGATCCTCGAAGACCAATCCAAAGCGTGACTGGTTCTTCTGGAGGCCACCAAAAGGTTACGATGAAAATGGCAAGCCAATTCCTCCAAACAATTGGAGGTCTTATTTTGGTGGTTCTGCATGGAcatttgatgaaaagacACAAGAATTTTACTTGCGTTTGTTTTGCTCCACTCAGCCTGATCTCAACTGGGAGAACGAAGACTGCAGAAAGGCAATCTACGAAAGTGCTGTTGGATACTGGTTGGACCATGGTGTTGACGGTTTCAGAATTGATGTGGGGAGCTTGTACTCCAAAGTTGCTGGCCTACCAGATGCGCCTGTGATTGACGACAATACGAAGTGGCAACCTAGTGACCCTTTTACAATGAATGGACCACGCATCCACGAATTTCACCAAGAAATGAACAAGTTTATCAGAGACAGAGTCAAGGATGGTAGAGAGATTATGACAGTTGGTGAAATGCAACATGCTTCCGATGAGACCAAGAAGTTGTATACAAGTGCATCAAGACACGAGCTTAGTGAGTTGTTCAACTTTTCCCACACTGATGTTGGAACTTCGCCCAAGTTCCGTCAAAATTTGATCCCATTTGAATTGAAGGATTGGAAGGTTGCGTTAGCTGAACTGTTCAGATACGTTAACGGGACTGACTGTTGGTCAACAATTTATCTGGAAAACCACGACCAACCTCGTTCGATTACGAGATTCGGTGACGACTCGCCAAAGAATCGTGTCATTTCCGGTAAACTATTATCTGTATTGTTAGTGTCACTAACTGGTACTCTGTACGTTTACCAAGGACAAGAACTGGGTGcaatcaatttcaagaactGGCCTATTGAGAGATACGAGGATGTCGAAGTTAGAAACAACTACAATGCGATCAAGGAAGAGCATGGGGAAAACTCGAAGgagatgaaaaagtttttagAGGCCCTTGCCCTTATCTCCAGAGATCACGCCAGAACACCTATGCAATGGTCACGTGAAGAGCCAAACGCCGGATTTTCTGGTCCTAGTGCTAAACCATGGTTTTACTTGAACGAGTCTTTCAGAGAAGGCATTAACGCGGAAGATGAAGTCAAGGACCCCAACTCAGTTTTGAACTTCTGGAAGGAGGCCTTGAAATTTAGAAAGGCCCACAAGGATATTACTGTGTACGGCTATGATTTTGAGTTCATTGATTTGGACAACAAAAAGCTATTTAGCTTCACCAAGAAGTACGACAACAAAACATTGTTTGCTGCTTTGAACTTTAGCTCTGATGCTATAGACTTTACGATTCCAAACGATGACTCGTCGTTTAAGTTAGAGTTTGGGAACTACCCAAAGAAGGAAGTAGATGCGTCTTCCAGAACATTGAAGCCATGGGAGGGCAGAATTTACATATCTGAATGA
- the SOA1 gene encoding Soa1p (protein with similarity to allantoate permease~similar to YIL166C) yields the protein MSVQKEEYDILEKAQLSVSAESLTSDSESLSHNPFDDFHEAERWRKVYESSGYEGLAKFDPEFTWTTDEEKKLVRKMDLKIFLWVFIMFAFLDLIRKNIARAVSDNFISDLNMNTNDYNLGQTVYLVIFLASELPGNLLSKRFGPERVIPVQIVLWSVICITQAGLKNRGQFIATRCLLGMVQGGFIPDNILYLSYYYTGAELTFRLSFFWCAIPLFQILGSLLASGVIEMRGIHNLAGWQYLFIIEGFLSLSVGVASFYLMRRGPTQTGESAFHKGKSLFTEYEEKIMVNRILRDDPSKGDMSNRQPVSFKEILYTLTEFDLWPLFIQGITAFIALQTVGPYLSLILKSLNYSTFLSNILAIPGQALLLINLPLAALLSRKLKEKSLCVGIANVWVLPFIVSLVALPTDTNPWIKYILLTGILGLPYTHSILAGWVSEISNSVRSRTVGTALYNMSAQVGSIIASNMYRNDDKPYYTRGNKILLGFTCFNICLAVATKFYYISRNKYKDRKWNSMTKEEQINYLETTKDKGMKRLDYRFIH from the coding sequence ATGTCTgtacaaaaagaagaatacgaTATTTTAGAAAAGGCTCAATTATCTGTATCTGCAGAAAGTTTAACGTCAGATTCAGAAAGCCTTTCACATAACCCATTTGACGATTTTCATGAAGCTGAGCGTTGGAGAAAAGTCTATGAATCCAGTGGTTACGAAGGTCTGGCTAAGTTCGATCCTGAGTTTACATGGACCACGGAtgaggaaaagaaattggtAAGGAAAATGGActtgaagatttttttatggGTTTTCATTATGTTTGCTTTTCTGGATTTAATAAGGAAGAATATTGCAAGGGCAGTTTCGGACAACTTCATTTCTGACTTGAATATGAACACTAACGACTACAACCTCGGCCAAACTGTTTATCTGGTTATATTTCTAGCAAGTGAACTACCTGGTAACCTGCTGTCGAAAAGATTTGGTCCAGAAAGAGTCATTCCGGTTCAAATTGTATTGTGGAGTGTCATCTGCATTACCCAAGCTGGTTTGAAAAATCGAGGTCAGTTTATTGCTACGAGATGTTTGTTAGGAATGGTTCAAGGGGGGTTCATCCCAGACAATATTCTCTACTTGTCGTATTATTATACCGGAGCAGAGCTTACGTTCCGCTTAAGTTTCTTTTGGTGCGCTATACCGctcttccaaattttaGGCTCTCTCTTAGCTTCCGGAGTCATAGAGATGAGGGGGATTCATAACTTAGCAGGTTGGCAATATCTGTTTATAATTGAAGGTTTTCTGTCCCTTTCTGTGGGTGTGGCATCCTTTTATTTAATGCGTAGGGGGCCTACGCAAACTGGCGAGTCTGCATTTCACAAGGGAAAATCGTTATTCACTGAGTatgaggaaaaaattatggTTAACAGAATCCTAAGAGATGACCCATCAAAGGGCGACATGAGTAATCGACAACCAGTTAGCTTTAAGGAGATTTTGTACACATTAACAGAATTTGATCTATGGCCGTTGTTTATCCAAGGCATTACAGCATTCATAGCTCTTCAAACGGTTGGTCCTTATTTATCTTTGAtattaaaaagtttaaatTACTCCACATTTCTTTCGAACATTTTAGCAATTCCAGGCCAAGCCTTGTTACTCATTAATCTACCATTAGCGGCATTATTATCGCgtaaattgaaagaaaaatcacTCTGTGTAGGAATTGCCAACGTTTGGGTGCTTCCTTTCATAGTTTCTCTAGTTGCTTTACCGACCGATACAAACCCATGGATCAAGTATATACTACTGACCGGTATACTTGGTCTTCCCTATACGCATTCCATTCTTGCTGGTTGGGTCTCCGAGATTTCGAATTCGGTAAGATCACGTACAGTGGGTACAGCATTATACAACATGAGTGCCCAGGTTGGATCAATCATTGCTTCTAACATGTACAGGAATGATGATAAACCCTACTATACCAGAGGTAACAAAATACTTCTAGGGTTCACTTGTTTCAACATTTGCTTGGCTGTTGCAACCAAGTTTTACTATATTAGTAGAAATAAATACAAAGATCGCAAATGGAATTCTATGACAAAAGAGGAACAGATCAATTACTTAGAGACAACCAAAGATAAGGGAATGAAGCGCCTTGACTATAGATTCATTCACTAG
- the SMU2 gene encoding Smu2p (similar to YIL161W), with protein MDATLSEADTRGPHTKTSGLRSERSPIGNEDNTNKAGNRNRNKNRNKKRNRNRNGNKKTENKEQDEPKPMVGGEEVGIEKSQAKSRRRRNNNEPNKKNTLYYSKEINVEERKQTAKRQEEIDQCIHALSDFKLFRKGKHVTSYGYRISVMTNSGKISQKVLFNIPFDYPKAPMKLAMRSNEEVSFYMDIVIANFNWKARQLVKEKWRILSQINYLISEFETLKMANYKQIDKLRNSFYKTI; from the coding sequence ATGGATGCTACACTATCTGAAGCTGATACTAGAGGACCACATACAAAAACTTCCGGTTTGAGAAGCGAAAGATCTCCAATCGGAAATGAGGACAACACAAATAAAGCTGGaaatagaaatagaaacaaaaatagaaataaaaaaaggaatagAAATCGAAACGGAAACAAGAAGACGGAGAACAAGGAACAAGATGAACCTAAGCCTATGGTTGGAGGCGAAGAAGTAGGAATCGAGAAATCCCAAGCAAAAAGTAGAAGGCGGAGAAACAATAATGAACctaataaaaagaataccCTATACTACTCAAAGGAAATTAATGTGGAAGAGCGAAAACAAACCGCAaaaagacaagaagaaatcgaTCAATGTATTCACGCTTTGTCTGACTTCAAACTGTTTAGAAAAGGTAAGCACGTCACCTCTTATGGTTATCGGATCTCCGTTATGACAAACTCCGGTAAGATTTCTCAGAAGGTCTTATTTAATATACCTTTTGATTATCCAAAGGCCCCAATGAAGCTAGCAATGAGAAGTAACGAAGAAGTTTCCTTTTACATGGATATCGTGATAGCGAATTTCAACTGGAAAGCTCGGCAATTAGTTAAGGAGAAGTGGAGGATTTTATCGCAAATTAACTATTTGATTAGTGAGTTTGAAACATTGAAAATGGCAAATTATAAACAAATTGATAAACTACGTAACAGCTTTTACAAAACCATATAA